The window TGCTTTGTACTTCAGATTATTTTCTCAGATTTTTAGATATTATACAAAGCAGGAAGACTTTGCAGCAAAAGAAACAGAACTCTGTTTTTACAGTGAATCAGCTCAAGTATTACCCAGACCTTTATGCACTGCCAGTCGAAACccttttaaatattatataatacatTCATAcagccccttatgatgtcataaggggctgTTTGAACCTTGTCTGGCTGCAACATGCATATTTTCGTTACCAGCTAAATTGGTTTCAGTtttcaaagactgaaatatcaacctcatgtttaacatttttcactgtgtcatcaaatttaaatgtaaaacgtATATAAATACACAATCATAGAATGCAACGCAGCTAAAGTTAGAGAGCTCAAGCTCTAGATGTCAATAAAGGCTTTTGACTGGCAGTGTATGTTCAACAATAAAACCAACCATACCATATGCTTCAAATGTTCCTGATATCTGAAGTGAAAAGTTATTAAAATTTCAAAATCTAAAACTATCGATGCTTCTTGCTCAGCTCCACACATTCTCTCTCCCCGTCTCTCCCACattaatacaaaacaaacacagctactGAAGCATTAAAATCagcaaagaataaataaataaatcaataatcatacattaaaaaaaaagaacaagaaaataaaagcagtgtCAGTGGGTGCAGCAGATAAACTGGTCCCACAGCTGAGCTCATGGCTGAGTGGGCGACTTTCTCACACTTCTGACGGTCAGtttatttacagtttgttttcaaaatcagtctaattttaattttaactgTTTCCATACCGgctctcagtctgctgcctCAGCACAGGCAGCTCTTCCCTGTCATCAGGTGGATCAGTCCCCTTCATCCGAATCATCCTAATGAGTTATTGCACATTTTCCAGAGACTCTACTAACAGCAGGCATCCCTTTGTTTTCCTGTTGTACTCCACATCTTCCTCCTGGTGTGTACTTTCTGACTCCAGACCTTTGGcaaacagcaacagcaacaaacaATAAGGAGTAAAAGCCACGTCTCAGTTTTGTTACTGTTATCACAGGCGGAAACCTCCACAAGAAACAaaccaagaacaagagaagtgATCCATAAAGCAAAGAAAATCTACAAATATTGATTACACTGAACAGAAGCTACATGCTGACAAAtgtttttacacataaacatgtttttaactgCAAAATAATGCTCCGGTTAACATTATATCTGTTAAAAGTAACCGAAGGACatcagaaaatgtttcttctgctaCATAGAGATTGCACTTGGAGTGGTCTTGTTGGTACTGCACACAGAAATCTCACTGTTGTATTCtataatgataaaaacagacttttttttttacagaggacTATCGCAGACAGGATGACAAACACAGTCCATGAAAAGTGCATctttaaaggagcagtgtgtAGAATTCAGGGTTCACCCCAGACCTGCAGTGCTATTTATCCATCTGGATCctgaatatattttaatatatcgCCCTCTATTGAACCATTAATCCAGTCATGGTGTCAGAAGAACAAGCCTGTTGTCATTTCTGTCATCAGAAATATTGTTTGTCAACTATTGAAAATATACTTTATAGAGTCTAAAACATGACTCAAGTTTTTGGACTTGTCTTTTGTGTATAAAATCAGAATTAAAGAGAAGTCAGACTTTTTGATTCTGCAGAATCAGTCTGGTTGGTTGTCACAGGTCTTTAAACTGAGCAGTCACATCAAGACTTTTGTGTCATTAGAAgaagaataaacaaaaataaataaaacaacactgcaAAGGCAAAAGGGATACATGCAGACCAAAGCTAAAACATCAGTAAGAAATCTAAAGTCTGACTTTAAGGAGGAGCGTGGACTGTCCTCCCTCATAAGTCTTTAGATCTCTTGCTCGCCTTTATAGTGCACTGGATCAAGAGGAATGTCCGTCTGTAGCATGTCCAGTTCCATCTGGTTATTGTCCATGTCCAGAACACACATGACATTGTTACTGCCTGACGTCATGGTCGCAGTTTCATGGAACACATTTTGGAAGTCAACAGACACCGAAGTCCTTCTTTCCTCTGCTTTCTCCTTCCCTACTTTCTGAGAGTCAAAtatgtcctcctcttcctcaccaccGCTCAACGCTACTTCGTTCTCATAGCAGAAGGCGCTCAGCGACCTGGCAATCAGGTCTTGTCTGGATCTGCACGTAGATGCAGGAGAAGCAGCGAATGAGGCCACGCTCGCGGCCTCATCAAGCTCTTTGGCGCTGAGGTGAGGTGTTGATGGCACCTCATAGGTCTTGTGGAAGCGACCGTAGTCTACCTTGTAGCGGTCCCCGTCCTCATAAATCACAGGCTCAAACCTGTGGCCCCAGAAGATTTCGTTGGCGAGGTAGGAGCTACGGAACTGGGTGGTCATGGCCGTGGCCTCCACCATTCCCTCCAAGATCACGACGATCTCAAAGTCATCCATCTCCAGATCAGCACGGGTTAACGTGTACAGGGGGCTATCCTTATCTATCTCATGAACTATAACCAGTGGAGACACCAGAAACAGCCTGTCTGTGCCCTCATCGTAGCCCACATTGAGGTCCATCTGCTCCATGGGGAGGAACTCGCCCTCAGCTGTGACGTACGTGCGTATGAGTTGTGCGCGGACGTGAGCCTCCACGATGTGGCTCTTGCGCAGGTTGCCCACCCTCCACATGAGGCACAGCTTTCCATCGCGCATGGAAACAACAGCATTTTTGGAGAACATGAGGGTCTGGTTCCTCTTCTTTGGCCGAGCCATCTTAGCCATGATGGTGCCGATCATGAAAGAGTCAATGATGCAACCAACAATGGACTGTACCACCACTGTTATGACCGCAACAGGGCATTCCTCTGTCACGCAGCGCCAGCCATAACCAATGGTAGTCTGGGTCTCCATGGAGAAGAGGAGTGCTCCTACAAACCCCTGGACGTGGAGTATGCAGGGCATCCTCTGAGGCTGCCCTCCGGCTGTGTGTCCGTGCAGTGATCCCACCGCCAGCACATCACCCTTCGGATTCGGTTGCTCGGCAAAGTCTCCATGTGCCAGAGACACTGTGTAAAAGATTATACCAAACAACAGCCAGGAGACCAGGAAGCTGGTGCAGAATATAAGCAGCAGGTATCTCCAACGGGTGTCCACACAGGTGGTGAAGATGTCAGCTAGGTAGCGCTGCCCCCGTTCTTCCATGTTGGTAAACACAACGTTGCATTGTCCGTTCTTCTTCACGAACCGGCTCCGTACTTGGGTGGAGCCCCGTGTCAGAACCTTGCCGTTGTAGTTGTTCATTACTTCTTGTCCACTCGTGCTGGACAGGGCGGCGGAGGCTTCAGACCTCCTTGTGCTTCTGTCTTCTGTTTCTGAGTCGCAGCCCAAGTGCAGTCTGGCGATGGCGAAACTGTGGCCGAGTCTTAAACTAGAGATGTCCCTCCTCTGGTAAAATGTCTGACACAATGCTGTACCTGTCAGAGGaataaaaactttattaaaCTTAAGTAAAACTTTGGAAGGACATTCATAGTAAAGTTTGTAACATACAACACTGAATTATGATGGCTGTATATCAAGCTATTAATATTCAGGCTCATTGAACCTTGTGTTCTTGCCTGTGTCCCTGTCGAGTCACACACCTTCCAAGTAGAGTTATATGGTCTCTCAATAAGGATGTGAATTATACAAGCGACATCCACCTGTCACACTATTTAAGTCAGTGTATTGATCAAACTCACATGTCTCTCTCCTTTACATAGAGGATTACCAGCTAGGAAGGTGAGTTCAGTTTAGCTTTGTGAGGAGGATTGCTGTCAGATTAAAGGATTATATTTGAGTCGGTGTCAGTCAGGCAACCCCTCCTGACATACAGCAATGACACTTTATCATATATGTAAATGAATGTCAACACTGTTAACATActaatacttaaaaaaaaataaaatgtcattgaGAAATGCTCCTTTTAATCTAGTCCAATCCAATTTGACACAGATTTCTAACATGCTAGTGAGAAACACAACTAActaacacaactgtattcaaaCAGTTTTGTGGAATCTGTTGCAGCTGGCTGAGAGCagattgttgtgttgttgttcagcTCAGAATAGGACGGCCTTGGCCTTACTAGAGATCTGCTTGCTGTAAATATCCGTGAGCCGGGCCTGACTCACCCACCAGGCCGAGCTAACGAGCACATTCTCACAATTTTGAGTCTTACGAGACCACAAAACATGAAGCTGTGACGTGTTttgacattaaaataataattttacattGCTTGTTAGCAAAATGCTCTTGAGTGCCCACCAACCCCAAGTGTAGTATAGTTATCAATATCTCTTCTCCAAAAGTAGAAGTAATgataaataatacactgcatgtgttgaagATGGATTTCTCTGTGCCCATGTTGCTCTGAGCCCCTCACCTGCTGGATCTACTTGTTCCCATGGCACCAGTGACCGCTGGTAAAGGGCCAAAGTGGGAGGCCCCCACTCCAAAACATCAGGTCTCTACAGTGGAGGTGCTGCTCGAAGCCACTGGAAAACCCACTGCAGgtcacacaaagagaaaacaaacagttaCTGCTGATTATATCCAAACTCACATATATGAAACTAATGTAAGATCCATGTTGAAGTTTAAGAGTGTGGATCATGCGGATGGTGCGTGCGGTTTCCGAGAGTTTAAGAGGTGGATTTAGGCATTTAATCCTGATTTGATTCTGTGAAATGTCTTAAGACCCCTTCTGTCTGCTCTTCAGAATACTTACAGCTATCAAAGGATTATCTTTTCACATATTATCAGTGTTAAGTCCTGTTGTGTAATTCAGCAGAGCTGTATTTGATTAAGTTGCTGTGGTATACGCCGGACCACCATATTTATGATGCTTAGAATTCCAGCAAAGGCCAAAGAGTAACTTCTAAAACAGTGAGAGCTGGAGTAATCACACTATTTACACTCAAGATTACTCTACAAATAAAGTATGTGTTTGGTAAATTAGATGGCTAAGCATTGTTTAAACAAAGCTCACCTTTCTTTTGTTATACCTCAGGGTTGTTGTTTAATTTGGATGGAGTCAGTATCACAGTAACAGCCATCAAAAAGTATTGACTGCAGACACGCTGAAGGCTGCAGCGGGACAGTTTTCATATATTTCCATATatctttgtttgtatgtgaggaCTGATCTCTCAtgtgcattgtgtgtctgtctctgcacagGTGGCTTCCagccagcaacacacacagagacagatggacggacggatggaCGGACATAAAGCTGTGAAAGAACGTCTGAGTCTGTAAAAAAGGACGTCACAACCAGCCTCTATGGTGTCATATATGATGCAAAGATCCCTCAGTCACCACAGTCCTTCTGCAGAGGCgacacgtgtgcacacacagagcacagaccaCTTAATGGTCACCAGGTAAAACTAGCCAGTTTCCATAGGAACATATTTCCTGTGGCATTCTGggggggatggagggaggaggtgtgTCACCAGAGTCACAgcgatatgtgtgtgtgtttgtggtggggGGGGTGCAGTGTACAGTATTAAGTGCACTTACACCATGAGTCAGAGAGGAAGTGAAAGAGGGGCTGTGAGGGCAGCAGCACATCTACATTTGATGATAAACATGGTGACAAAGGGTTGGAGACGTTCTGTCTGtgttaaaaacagcagcacattttaaaaaggtctggtttttttaatttaataaactgAAACAGTTATATGATTGTTGTGTTAAACTTTTGTATCAGAAGAtattttaacacttttttaGAGTTTGATGTAAAAAGAAATACCGCGAATAACAGACGCATGAGTCAAACCACTTGATGTGGACTCACTTTACAACATTATGTAAGAAGGTTTGTAAACCATGAAACAATAAAGCCTAACTTGAATGTTCCGTGTGGCAGCTTTGGGTTTTTTTCTCCTAATTTAACTGGTAGATGAACACAAACAGTTGCTCTGCTCACATTTTGTATTCTAGATATTGTGCTTCTGGTTTCTACATGCATCGTTGCTGCAGGTATCCATGCACATGATCGTGCATGTTTTAGGTAaaagttgtgtatttgtgcatgaaCTGTTCACATTTGTTCCCTTTttgcatctttgttttcttacaGCGAATCGATACATGTCCTGGTTTCACCTCTGTTTGTCACGAGCCAGCCCACAGAGAATTATTGCAGAGAATCATTCCCACGCTACCAGCTCGTCCCAGACAGCCTCCAGCTTGGCCTCATTTCACAATGTTTTtctccatatttatttatttccatctTTGTTAAACATATTTCACAGTTCATGTCTCGTACTCATAATGACCATGTGGTCATTTTGGACCAGTCATCCTTTCTCATGAGTTTTTGGACTCTCTTCCTGCCTGCTGATGTGATCGATCTGGACAGTGGAAGCTTATCAGAAGCAGCAGATCAATAGTGAAAGTCTACTGAGTGTCTGTGGTTGTTCGTCCaacatcatggcttcctggtttGTGGTAATTCTGTCAAATAATACAGTACTGTACTTTaacatttctgtttctttacacataaagcccatgcggaagtatTAAAAACCGCAGTTCACCCCACAGCCACTAGGGGTcagctccaaaagtgagtcaatctctatagactcccatgtaaaaaaatctccagtgttacagcagaaataaacacataaacaacatcACATTGAAAAACCCTCCTTGCCTGTATTTGTAGTTCaggtggactgtgatgctgtCGACATGGTGACAGTTGGAGCAAACATCATCTATAGTTATTCACTAGTCTGACCTTAAAGGAGCAGTGTGTAGGATTTAGTGGCATCTTGTGGTGAAGTTGTAAACTGTACTAACATCCTTCCTTTGCAGCAACCTCCAGAAAAAGACTGCATttcctcaaatgaccacttgaggcagTGTCAGCCTTTACTTTCTTTAGGCATAAAAAAAGGCCAAGAGTCAGAGAAATGTGGTGACCCCTCTGCTCATAAGGGGCTATGCTACTGAAAGCATAGCAACTTGTAGTCATAGATGAGTGTAATCCTAAATCCAGTACACTGGACCTTTAATGCTGTTTGACAACCATCATAGCAAAGAAGATATAGAAGACATAGAGGAAAAGGTTGCAGTACTTAGCCAGCTAGCGGCTAACACTGTGTGTTGCTGCCACTGCTGAGCAGAATCACATCAGAGAAGCTGCAACTGACAAAAGTTGGCTTAGTGTGGGAGTTTTTTTGGCTTCTGTGGCAAAGATGTAAACACAGTCTGCAGGAAATTCTGATTGGCAGTAACCTACCTGCTAAACAGATCAATACCACCAACCTGATCACGCACGATCAGTCACAGGGAGAGCAAGTTACACTTAGTCTGCTGCTCAGGAGTGAGTTGTGTGGTAAAAGTTATCACGATGTTGGCCTCAGCAGCATTTTATCACTGAAATTGTGATCAATGACTGATCGAAGATGTGTGGGTCAACAGGTGTCCATCATCACTGCTTTCCTCTGAGCTTCAGAGAGGTTTACAGTTGTGCGACTGTTCACTTGATCATACACGACGCAGCAGTTTCCAGGATGCCTGAGCTTTAGCCTGTCTGACGCAGTGCTTATTTCTGTGGAAGAACCGTCTGATCCCAATGTCTGTTTCAAATACATGAGTTCAGTGAGCTAAAAAAGTATAAAACAAACTGTACTCACCGTGTAGAGAAGTTTTTCTGTCCCTTTTAATTTGAATTCCTTGTATGTCACCACTTCACTTTATTAAATTCCACTGTCACTGTCCACAGAAAAGTTCTCACATGCTCAGATTCTGCCGGTGTAGTGTGGTCCCTTCGCTCTCTTAGTTCATCTCTTATTGACTGTTTtatctttgttgtgtcttctCTTTTTAATCCTTTATTGTCCTCCGCTGCCTCCTTTGCTGACTGTAATCCTGTCTGTGTATGTACTCATACAGCCTGGATGAAAATGCTGTGTCAATCTCCCCTctgcacagagagggagggaggaagagggagaggaagaggagaagagaggagagggggggggggggttgctgcCACTTGGTGCTCTCTGAGCATGTGTAGGTGTTGAATAATGTCTGATGTAAGCAAGCAGGAACTCATTTGAGTCATCATTTCGAACTCTTTAAGGAACAACAGAAATGGTAACAGGTGGGAGACGTGAGGAGCCGACGGCTGTGAAGGCTGTGAAGGCTGTGCTTCACCTTAGTGATCGTCCCTTTATTTGTATTGCAGCTGTGCCACACAGGCTCTTAATGCTGAATCTCTTGCTTGTTCACCAGAAGAGAACCTAAAGGCTGTGTCACCTGTGCTCATTTGCACTTTAATCTGAAGTCTCTCACACTAAGGATtagttttttaacctttatatgagaataaataaatgtaattccACTGCTAGTACGCAAATACCCATAaagacctcactgatttggagactctgtctgtttccactgtttggattgttctctgctctctggttggaagtggtggacccaagtctgatccatggttatacactgctgcagaaatctctcaggatcctcCTCAAAAATTACAGATTATCTCTGGATCTTCTCATCAGGCCCACAGGGAGCTGACAGCTTGGTCGTTTCCTAAGATTGGAGCACCCTCCACTACTGATGTCACCGAGTCATCACAGAGGTTTACAACATTGTTTGACTTCAGACTGTCTGCATGAGTTGAGCTGCATGTGTATGTAAGAGCTGGATGACTCCTTTCCTTCagggccacaaacttatcaatcaaccTTTGTATATATCTATAAACATAAGTACAGTGTAAGTTAATACTTCTGTTGATACTGCCTCATTATATTTAGAACAAAGATCCACAGAGACATTTGTTAATTTAACGTTCGTCATCTACAATCCAAATATCTGGAATAGGAAGCAAACCCGTTTCCATGGAAACCAccatcctcctctgctcctttcacccacagctcTTCTTTAGCCTCCCCCTTTGCTGCGCTCCTTACCTCCAGGTCTCTGATCTAAATTATAGAGCATGGGGgtacttctttaaaaaaaaaatatatttcctcACTCTGAGCTGTGGGTGTTACATCTGCCCGTATGACAGATTCACAGAGGAGGCTCGAGGGGGGCGGACGGAGACACGGTGCTGCAGGGAGCAGCGACAGGGAGTTTGAGGGAATCTTCTCAGAAAGTTTACAGTGAGAAGGAAAGCTGCATGTTAGAGGGTTTCTCTTCATCGTGGATGTGACAGGATGA of the Parambassis ranga chromosome 8, fParRan2.1, whole genome shotgun sequence genome contains:
- the kcnj4 gene encoding LOW QUALITY PROTEIN: ATP-sensitive inward rectifier potassium channel 12 (The sequence of the model RefSeq protein was modified relative to this genomic sequence to represent the inferred CDS: inserted 2 bases in 1 codon); this encodes MGTSRSSRYSIVSDILPEEXDISSLRLGHSFAIARLHLGCDSETEDRSTRRSEASAALSSTSGQEVMNNYNGKVLTRGSTQVRSRFVKKNGQCNVVFTNMEERGQRYLADIFTTCVDTRWRYLLLIFCTSFLVSWLLFGIIFYTVSLAHGDFAEQPNPKGDVLAVGSLHGHTAGGQPQRMPCILHVQGFVGALLFSMETQTTIGYGWRCVTEECPVAVITVVVQSIVGCIIDSFMIGTIMAKMARPKKRNQTLMFSKNAVVSMRDGKLCLMWRVGNLRKSHIVEAHVRAQLIRTYVTAEGEFLPMEQMDLNVGYDEGTDRLFLVSPLVIVHEIDKDSPLYTLTRADLEMDDFEIVVILEGMVEATAMTTQFRSSYLANEIFWGHRFEPVIYEDGDRYKVDYGRFHKTYEVPSTPHLSAKELDEAASVASFAASPASTCRSRQDLIARSLSAFCYENEVALSGGEEEEDIFDSQKVGKEKAEERRTSVSVDFQNVFHETATMTSGSNNVMCVLDMDNNQMELDMLQTDIPLDPVHYKGEQEI